ACCCTGACGGGCCCGATCTGTTGTCGCTCTTGCTCGATCCATTCGGGATGACCTCCTTTTTCTGGGAGACCAGATCGTGGTCAGTTTTGCAGCGAAACCATCAGCTTTTTCAGCCCGGTGCGGTTTTTCTTGCCAATCGGGGGGTATGGGTGGCGGTTTCTGTGGCGCTGCTGGTTTTAAGTTATATGTTCTTTCCGTTTCATCCGGTCCTGCCCAAGCCTGTTAAATCAAAAAGTAAAGCTCCCGACCATGTGGTTGTTTTGCCTTACCAAACCTTTCCGGTTCTGCCCAAAGGTTTTTTGTATTACAAAAATGTGTTTTTGTCGCAGCTGCGGCTGGACATGTCCGGCGTTTTTCAACATATCCTCTTTTTGCTGGTACTGGGGCTTTGGGTGTTTTTATTTGGTGTTGAATTAAAGGAGAATATCTTTTATGGGCCATATGGGGTTCGTTTTTATGCGCTGACAGGTATTATCGTGGAAGAACTGGTTTCGATTAAACCGGCCTTGCTGCTGCTGATCTTTTACGCTTCGGAACTGATCTACCGTGAAAAAGCGGCGAACATGCAGATGCTTGTATACAGCACTCCCGTGCCTGACGCGGTCTTGTGGAGCGCGAAATATACTACGCTCGCAGCATTGATCGGCATACTGATTACGGTTAATATCAGCATTGGGCTCGCGTTGCAACTGGTTTCAAATCAGCCTGTTGTCGACTGGATCGCCTATATTTCACTTTATTATTACAGCGGACTGCCATTGTTGCTGTTTGCGGTGTTGATTGTTTTCATTCAAACCGTCACGCCCAATAAATATCTCGGAATCCTGCTCAGTTTGGTGGCAATCGGTATCACGATTTTCGGTCGGAAGCTGGGTATCAGCCATTATTTGTTGCGATATGCGACAGTACCCAATCTCGAATACTCCGATATGAATGGATTTGGGCACTATGCAAAGGCATTTAACTGGTACATGCTTTATTGGTCGCTCCTGGCGGTGCTATTAGGGTTTTTGAGTGCTGGAATCTGGAAAAATATCGGCTATGATGCATGGTGGAAAAGGGTCAGGGCGATGGGTGAAAACTGGAATGTGACCGCGAAGTTGGTGTTGATAACGAGCACACTGCTCTGGGCTGGGACGGGGATTTACATTTGGCAAAATACCAACAATGTCAGTGTAATGCGCGACCGGAAGGACCTGGGCTTGCAGGCAGAATACGAGCGGAAATATCAGCGACACGCACATTTGCCGCAGCCCATTATCACGGCGGTGAAAACAACAGTTGATCTCTATCCCGATGAGGCAAAATACATTGTGAAAGGCAGTTACCGGCTTCAAAATAAGTCAAATGTGCCCATTGATAAGTTTTGGATAGGCGCTGATCCCGAGGTGAATACGCTCAAAATTTCAATAAATGATGCGCAGCAACAATCGGTTGATGAGGAATTTAAACAATATTGGTATCAACTGAAAAAGCCAATGTTACCCGGTGCGGAAATGACATTGGACTTTTCGATGGAAGTCGTAAGATCCGGTTTTGTCCCTTTTAATAGCGAAAATTCAGTCGTCAGCAACGGTACTTACATTGAATTGGAAAAATACGTCCCATACTTTGGCTATCGGGCTGGTTATGAAATCAGTGATCCCGTTTTGAGAAAAGAAAAAGGTTTAAAAACGTCGGTAGAAAGCGCGATACCCGACCCGGACTGTCATTTGATTGATTTTGAAACCATTATATCAACCGAAGCTGATCAGCATGTGGTGACGGTGGGGGCTTTGCAAAAGGAATGGATAACCGGAGATCGTAAATATTTCAGTTACAAGTCGGAGCAGCCCATTCATTTCATGTTTGCATTGAGTTCGGCACGGTATGCCGTTAAAAATGAGGCACATAACGGCACTAAGTTCAGGATTTACTATCAGCCGGGGCATGCCAGCAATGTGCCCGCGATGATGCTGGCAATGCAGGACGCTATTGATTATGGTAAGGCACAGTTCAGCGATTATCAATTCAGACACATTGCATTGGCCGAAATTCCGCAATACCCAGGCTCGGCGACGGCATATCCGGGAGTCATTTTTAGCAAGGAACGGTTCAATTTTGCCACCGATTTTCGCGACGCCACGAAAT
The genomic region above belongs to Dyadobacter pollutisoli and contains:
- a CDS encoding ABC transporter permease/M1 family aminopeptidase; its protein translation is MLGNILKFELRYHTKQVTAIVSALLFFLLGMVIVQGSFGGSEVHKNAPYVINVAVCFLSLFSIFVCTLLCGNVVLRDITYKTDELLFTTSIQRVTYFVSRFTGLFATVFAILCLAVLGTSTGAMFASADRLGAFDPMHFLWPVLVFGLPNVLFCTSVLFSIALLSGSLRAVYVVGVALFILYFVASILGDSPMMASSVMDPDGPDLLSLLLDPFGMTSFFWETRSWSVLQRNHQLFQPGAVFLANRGVWVAVSVALLVLSYMFFPFHPVLPKPVKSKSKAPDHVVVLPYQTFPVLPKGFLYYKNVFLSQLRLDMSGVFQHILFLLVLGLWVFLFGVELKENIFYGPYGVRFYALTGIIVEELVSIKPALLLLIFYASELIYREKAANMQMLVYSTPVPDAVLWSAKYTTLAALIGILITVNISIGLALQLVSNQPVVDWIAYISLYYYSGLPLLLFAVLIVFIQTVTPNKYLGILLSLVAIGITIFGRKLGISHYLLRYATVPNLEYSDMNGFGHYAKAFNWYMLYWSLLAVLLGFLSAGIWKNIGYDAWWKRVRAMGENWNVTAKLVLITSTLLWAGTGIYIWQNTNNVSVMRDRKDLGLQAEYERKYQRHAHLPQPIITAVKTTVDLYPDEAKYIVKGSYRLQNKSNVPIDKFWIGADPEVNTLKISINDAQQQSVDEEFKQYWYQLKKPMLPGAEMTLDFSMEVVRSGFVPFNSENSVVSNGTYIELEKYVPYFGYRAGYEISDPVLRKEKGLKTSVESAIPDPDCHLIDFETIISTEADQHVVTVGALQKEWITGDRKYFSYKSEQPIHFMFALSSARYAVKNEAHNGTKFRIYYQPGHASNVPAMMLAMQDAIDYGKAQFSDYQFRHIALAEIPQYPGSATAYPGVIFSKERFNFATDFRDATKFDFTYATTAHEVAHQWWANQLSPLDTGGSLFLESLAKYTEAMVAEKRFGKMNLKSYLEADNALYFNIRSAVGEKELPLNRGSEQTFVYYQKGGLVLYAIQEALGEKHVSEALQRLLQKHGYPNKKAAPDDLMAELKRSTTSAQARLIDDYLKKVITYDNKVKLVKSQTSSNGNLRLTLKIDVKKTDETDALPKHLKPDDDIAVAVFDQSEAQWNRATKPVHFQKHHFTKNETILTIEVNKNAKMIILDPFVNQLDEERSDNVVQLQ